The Acidobacteriota bacterium genome segment CCCTTGACGAACTCGCGTTCGAGGTCGATCAGGAAGGTCGTTTCGAGAATCAGCGCATGTTCCATTTGTCGATCGCCGGAGCGTCATCGCGCTTGAGCGCCTCTACCCGATCGAGCGCCGCGGCATCGAAGACGGCTCCCCGTTCCCTGCAGATGTCCAGGAACGCCTTGCCGGTCGTCGTCGTCTCCGGCCACGTCGCTCGCAGGACGACAGCACTGAACGACTCGCCGGGATAGCGACGTGCCGCACGGAGCCGTTCGTACGCCTCCTCCCGGAGCGATATGGTCTTGCTGGACATGCATGTAGTATGCATAATGCACGTGTTCCCTGCCAGCGACACTCCCATGATCACGTTCCTCGACGGTCTCCGGTCCTGGCAGCTTTTCGTACTGGCCGCCGCGCTGCTCGTCATCGATCTGCTCGTCCCGGACCCGATCCCGTTCCTCGACGAGACGCTGCTGGCCGTGCTCACCTACACCTTGGCGCGCTGGAAGAAACCCCTATAGCACCCGCTTCTTCCAACCGCCGCGCCGGAACGCGAGCACGCCCACCACCGCCATCAGCGTCTGGCAGACCGCGACCGTCACGAACACCCCGGTTGGCCCCAGACCGGCCGGGCCCGCGAGCGTCCACGCGAGCGGGAGCTGCACCACCCAGTAGACGAAGAAGTTGATCCACGTCGGCGTGGTCGTGTCCCCCGCCCCGTTGAACGCCAGTACGGTGACGAGGCCGAAGCCCCAGAACACGTAGCTGCAGGCCACGATGCGCAGGCAGGTGGCGGCCAGCGCCACGACCTCCGGATCGGCCGCCAGCAACCCGACGATGGGCCGGGCGAAGACCACGAAGATCACGCCGACGATGCCCAGCAGCACCGTGTTCAGGCGCGCGGTGAACCAGACCGCGCGCTCGGCGCGATCCGGTTGGCCGGCGCCCAGGTTCTGCCCCACCAGCGTCGCGGCGGCGTTGCCGACGCCCCAGACCGGCAGCAGCACGAAGATGATGATCCGCACCGCGACCGTGTAGCCCGCCAGCACCGTGTCGCCGAACGGCGCCAGGATGCGGATGAGACCGACGAAGCTGGCGGTCCCGACCAGGTACTGCAGGATGCCGATGCCGCTGACACGGAGCAGGCGCAGCATGGTCTGCGTCTCGATGCGCACCCGCCGCCAGTCGACGGCCACGCGGCCGTTGCCGCTCGTGAGCGCCCGAAGCTGGTAGGCGACGCCCAGGCCGCGCCCCACCGTCGTCGCGATCGCCGCCCCTTCGAGCCCGAACGCCGGGATGGGTCCCAGACCGAAGATCAGGATCGGGTCCAGCACGATGTTGACGAGGTTCGCCAGCCACAGCGCCCGCATCGCCAGCACCGGATCGCCCGCCCCGCGGAAGATGCCGTTGATCATGAACAGCAGCGTCACCGTGACGCAGCCGCCGAGCATGATCGCCGTGAAGGTCCGGCCGCTCGCCGCCAGCTCCGGCGTGGCGCCCAGCAGCACCAGCAGATCGGAGGCCCAGACGACCCCGGCCACGCCGATCGCCAACGACACCGCGCCTCCGGCGGCGATGGCCTGCACAGCGGCGGCCGCGGCGCGCTCGGGCGCCCCCTCGCCGACGCGCCGCGCCACCATCGCCGTGGCTCCCATGCTGAGACCGATGGAGACGGCGAACACCAGGGCGATGAGCGAATCGGACAAGCCGAGAACGGCGACCGCCTCCGACCCGAGACGGCCCACGAAGTAGACGTCGACGACCGAGAACACCGACTGCATCCCCATCTCGAGGACCATCGGCACCGCCAGCAGCAGGACGGCGCGCCCGAGGCTGCCGCGGGTGTAGTCGCGGGGCACGGCGCGCACGGCGTCGCGCACGTCGCCCCAGAGTTGCGCGTTGCGGGCCGCCAGGGTGCGGCGGCCGTTGGAAACCACGTTGACGAAAGACATCGGTGCACCACGAAAGAAGAGCGGAGACGACGGAACGGGACGCCGCGTCGAACGCAACGGACCCGCGGAGCCGACCGAAGAAGGAAGTAGATCAGCCGCGCCGCGCGGAAGGATCGAACCGAACGAACGGCGGAACTGTCGTGAAGGAGCGGCGCCCGTCCAGGAGTCCGCACCCGTTTCTACGGTGCGGATTCCCGGTCGCGCGTGCGGACGCTAGCCGCGAATGCGAGGTGTGTCGGAGATGGCAAGCACGAACATGGGCAGGCTTCCTGTAGGCAAAGAACCAGTATACATCATCTGCCGATGCGCTTCCGCACCGTGTCGGCGAACTGCAGAAGCTCGCCGAGATGGTGCTCGACCACGTCGCGGACGATTTCGAGATCGACCGTGTCGTAACCGTGCACGAGCACGTTCCGGAAGCCGGCCATGTCCCGCAGCGCGTCGGCCAGCACCGGCGGGATCCAGCCCGCCCCATCGAGCAGGTCGAACAGCTCGCGGTTGGTCCGCGGCTCCCCCAGCCTTTCGTCGGACACGATGTGCGACGCGGTGTCGAGAACCGCCTGGATAGCGATCTGCAGCGTGTGCTCTACGAACCGCGCCTCGCGAACATCGGCGTGAATCGCCGCCGGGCGGGCCAGCTCGCGCAGCTCGCGGACGCTCGTCTCGATGATCGCGAGCCGTTTCGCGACCAGCTCCGGATCTGTCATCCGGCCGGCGCCGCCAATCGCCGATACGTGCGGAGCACCGGCTGCAGGTCGAACCACAGGTTGCGCGTCCGCACTTCGAATCCGATCCGCAAGGCGGGATCATGGTCCGCGAGGAGCACGCCGTCACGCAGCACGCGGGCGCACAGGTCGACGGGAGCCAAGTTAAGACAGACGACCTCCGTGCGCCGGCGCAGGAGTCGCTCGATCTCCCCCTCCAGACGCAACGGCAGCGCGTCGAACGTCCGCGGCGGATCGC includes the following:
- a CDS encoding MATE family efflux transporter, whose translation is MSFVNVVSNGRRTLAARNAQLWGDVRDAVRAVPRDYTRGSLGRAVLLLAVPMVLEMGMQSVFSVVDVYFVGRLGSEAVAVLGLSDSLIALVFAVSIGLSMGATAMVARRVGEGAPERAAAAAVQAIAAGGAVSLAIGVAGVVWASDLLVLLGATPELAASGRTFTAIMLGGCVTVTLLFMINGIFRGAGDPVLAMRALWLANLVNIVLDPILIFGLGPIPAFGLEGAAIATTVGRGLGVAYQLRALTSGNGRVAVDWRRVRIETQTMLRLLRVSGIGILQYLVGTASFVGLIRILAPFGDTVLAGYTVAVRIIIFVLLPVWGVGNAAATLVGQNLGAGQPDRAERAVWFTARLNTVLLGIVGVIFVVFARPIVGLLAADPEVVALAATCLRIVACSYVFWGFGLVTVLAFNGAGDTTTPTWINFFVYWVVQLPLAWTLAGPAGLGPTGVFVTVAVCQTLMAVVGVLAFRRGGWKKRVL
- a CDS encoding DUF86 domain-containing protein, producing the protein MTDPELVAKRLAIIETSVRELRELARPAAIHADVREARFVEHTLQIAIQAVLDTASHIVSDERLGEPRTNRELFDLLDGAGWIPPVLADALRDMAGFRNVLVHGYDTVDLEIVRDVVEHHLGELLQFADTVRKRIGR
- a CDS encoding nucleotidyltransferase domain-containing protein, which gives rise to MEQLERYFAAHATDGNLVAAWLFGSVARGDDGARSDVDVAILYRRDPPRTFDALPLRLEGEIERLLRRRTEVVCLNLAPVDLCARVLRDGVLLADHDPALRIGFEVRTRNLWFDLQPVLRTYRRLAAPAG